A genomic segment from Leopardus geoffroyi isolate Oge1 chromosome A2, O.geoffroyi_Oge1_pat1.0, whole genome shotgun sequence encodes:
- the CAV2 gene encoding caveolin-2 — MGLETEKADVQLFMDDDSYSRHSGVDYTDPDKFADSGSDRDPHRLNSNLKVGFEDVIAEPVSTHSFDKVWICSHALFEISKYVIYKFLTLFLAIPLAFAAGILFATLSCLHIWIIMPFVKTCLMVLPSVQTIWKSITDVVIAPLCTSVGRSFSSVSLQLSHD; from the exons ATGGGGCTGGAGACCGAGAAAGCAGACGTCCAGCTCTTCATGGACGACGACTCCTACAGCCGCCACAGCGGCGTCGACTACACTGACCCGGATAAGTTCGCGGACTCGGGCTCCGACCGGGATCCCCACCGGCTCAACTCGAACCTCAAG GTGGGCTTCGAGGATGTGATTGCAGAGCCGGTGTCTACGCACTCCTTTGACAAAGTGTGGATCTGCAGCCATGCCCTCTTTGAAATCAGCAAATACGTGATATACAAGTTCCTGACATTGTTCCTGGCTATCCCCCTGGCCTTCGCTGCAGGAATTCTCTTTGCCACCCTCAGCTGTCTACACATCTG GATTATAATGCCTTTTGTAAAGACCTGCTTAATGGTCCTGCCTTCAGTGCAGACAATATGGAAGAGCATAACAGATGTTGTCATTGCCCCATTGTGCACAAGTGTAGGACGCAGCTTCTCTTCTGTCAGCTTGCAACTAAGCCACGACTGA